From the Methanomassiliicoccales archaeon genome, one window contains:
- a CDS encoding ATPase domain-containing protein, which translates to MVIERISTGIEGLDRLIVGFPKGKSILITGKPGDGKTVMALHFIKERCEKKEKTAYIGIEEIKENIFEQATAFGWNLEKYESAGYLRFYSVLQERSAESNHSFECLIDSGFVGLLNFLESDVKNVIIDNLGLLAPDMERSQFLRQINYLIYSLEKRRCTALIILDESTTQNFGECVFHPFYGIIRLFRRDNPYTDSRERAIEIVKMRGVRTPIDYILFDITNQGIKMPQ; encoded by the coding sequence ATGGTGATTGAAAGGATATCGACTGGGATCGAAGGACTGGATCGATTAATCGTTGGTTTTCCCAAAGGAAAAAGTATCTTGATTACTGGAAAACCAGGTGATGGGAAGACAGTAATGGCCCTGCATTTTATTAAGGAGCGTTGCGAGAAAAAGGAAAAAACGGCATATATAGGCATTGAAGAGATTAAGGAAAATATATTCGAACAAGCGACAGCCTTTGGGTGGAACTTAGAGAAGTATGAATCTGCAGGCTATCTTAGATTTTACTCAGTGCTCCAGGAGAGATCTGCCGAATCCAATCATTCATTTGAATGTTTAATAGACAGCGGATTCGTCGGATTGCTGAATTTTCTAGAATCTGATGTCAAGAATGTTATCATCGATAATCTAGGTCTGCTTGCCCCTGATATGGAACGCTCGCAATTTCTGCGGCAAATCAATTATTTGATTTACTCTCTCGAAAAGCGGCGTTGCACCGCATTGATTATTCTTGACGAATCAACGACTCAAAACTTTGGGGAATGCGTTTTCCATCCTTTTTATGGTATCATTCGATTGTTCAGGAGAGACAATCCTTATACAGACTCAAGAGAAAGAGCCATTGAAATAGTAAAGATGAGAGGAGTCCGGACGCCTATCGATTACATTTTATTCGATATAACAAACCAAGGAATCAAGATGCCTCAGTAA
- a CDS encoding ThiF family adenylyltransferase: MNDSRFSNRELERYSRQIMIEGFGEDGQRKLAEATIGIMGQGGLGSPVSTYLAAAGVGRLILVDYQIPDISNLNRQVLHWEEDVEKRTPKVQSAAWKLTRLNSSIEVIPKMVKVTDENIDSVFEGADLIIDCLDDFTPRYMLNDYCIRKKMPLIHGAVEGFHGQITTIIPGETPCLRCLFPKPPPKKGIFPIIGVTAGIFGILEAAEAIKLITHLGEPLKSKLLIGDLLYQYWEAIEVCRTDKCPVCSHL, encoded by the coding sequence ATGAATGATAGCAGGTTTTCAAATCGGGAACTTGAGAGATATTCAAGGCAAATAATGATCGAGGGGTTTGGAGAAGACGGGCAGAGAAAATTAGCAGAAGCTACTATTGGAATCATGGGTCAAGGTGGGCTTGGATCTCCAGTTTCTACATATCTTGCCGCGGCGGGCGTTGGGAGACTGATTCTCGTCGACTATCAAATTCCAGATATTTCCAATCTGAATAGGCAGGTTCTTCACTGGGAGGAAGATGTAGAAAAGAGAACACCAAAAGTGCAATCTGCTGCCTGGAAATTAACTAGGTTAAATTCTAGCATTGAGGTCATACCAAAGATGGTTAAGGTTACTGATGAAAATATTGATAGTGTATTTGAAGGGGCGGATTTAATAATAGACTGCCTCGATGATTTTACCCCCCGTTACATGCTTAATGATTATTGCATCAGGAAGAAAATGCCATTGATTCATGGTGCTGTCGAAGGGTTTCATGGCCAAATTACCACCATAATTCCCGGAGAAACACCGTGTCTCAGGTGTTTATTTCCCAAACCCCCTCCGAAGAAAGGGATTTTTCCGATTATTGGAGTCACGGCTGGCATTTTTGGAATTCTTGAAGCTGCTGAGGCCATCAAATTGATAACCCACTTGGGAGAGCCGCTAAAATCCAAGTTGCTAATCGGCGATCTCTTGTACCAATACTGGGAAGCTATTGAAGTTTGTCGCACTGATAAGTGCCCTGTTTGTAGCCATCTGTAA
- a CDS encoding ubiquitin-like small modifier protein 1, which translates to MNRRELGETLFSFLSLIFIAMAVRVKLFATLQDLAKTSELYLEASNVMSVLEQLVSKFENLRDEIFDDFDKKKVKMRVKVMVNGYNIEHLKGFETPLSDGDRVAVFPVLAGG; encoded by the coding sequence ATGAATAGAAGGGAATTAGGCGAAACCCTTTTCTCTTTCCTTTCTCTTATTTTTATTGCCATGGCCGTTCGAGTGAAGCTATTTGCCACGCTTCAGGATCTCGCAAAAACAAGCGAGTTGTATTTGGAAGCGTCTAATGTGATGTCTGTTTTAGAACAACTGGTGTCGAAATTCGAGAACTTACGAGATGAGATTTTTGATGATTTTGACAAAAAAAAGGTCAAGATGAGGGTAAAGGTTATGGTAAACGGGTACAATATCGAACATCTCAAAGGATTCGAAACTCCATTGTCAGATGGGGACAGAGTTGCCGTTTTCCCTGTGCTTGCTGGAGGATAA